From a single Lolium rigidum isolate FL_2022 chromosome 7, APGP_CSIRO_Lrig_0.1, whole genome shotgun sequence genomic region:
- the LOC124676562 gene encoding probable leucine-rich repeat receptor-like protein kinase At5g63930: MGPGTASASWGLRLGVVLLLLLATPSQALTHEGWLLLALKSQMVDTFHHLANWNHGDPSPCAWKGVDCSSTPVPSVVSLNLSNMNLSGTVGPAIGGLTELTTLDLSFNVFSGTIPAEISNCSKLTELNLNNNDFEGTIPAELGKLSLLTACNLCNNKLHGAIPDEIGDMASLRDLVGYSNNLSGSIPRSIGRLTNLRTIRLGQNLISGTIPAEIGECRNLTVFGLAQNKLEGPLPKEIGQLSLMTDLVLWGNQLSGAIPPEIGNCTSLTVIALYDNDLVGPVPATIGNLKYLQRLYLYRNSLNGTIPPEIGKLSLAEEIDFSENFLTGGIPKELGNIPGLFLLYLFQNQLTGFIPTELSGLKNLSKLDLSINSLTGPIPAGFQYMPKLYQLQLFNNMLSGDIPPRFGIYSRLWVVDFSNNNITGQIPRDLCRQSNLILLNLGSNRLSGNIPHRITSCKSLVQLRLSDNSLTGSFSTDLCSLANLTTIELARNKFNGPIPPQIGNCRALQRLDLANNYFTSELPQEIGKLSKLVVFNISSNRLGGSIPLEIFNCTTLQRLDLSQNSFDGSLPNEVGRLPQLELLSFADNKLSGQIPPILSKLSHLTALQIGGNQFSGGIPKELGLLSSLQIAMNLSYNNLSGNIPSELGSLALLENLFLNNNKLTGEIPDTFVNLSSLLELNVSYNNLTGPLPPVPLFDNMVVTSFIGNKGLCGGQLGKCGSESSSSSPSSNSVSRPMGKIIAIVAAIIGGISLILIAILLHHMRKPLETVAPLQDKQILSAGSNIPVSAKDAYTFQELVSATNNFDDSCVIGRGACGTVYKAVLKPGQIIAVKKLASNREGSNTDNSFRAEILTLGKIRHRNIVKLYGFIYHQGANLLLYEYMPRGSLGELLHGPSSSSLDWETRFMIALGAAEGLSYLHHDCKPRIIHRDIKSNNILLDENFEAHVGDFGLAKVIDMPYSKSMSAIAGSYGYIAPEYAYTMKVTEKCDIYSYGVVLLELLTGRAPVQPIELGGDLVTWAKNYIRDNSLGPGILDSNLDLEDKAAVDHMIEVLKIALLCSNLSPYERPPMRHVVVMLSESKDRARASSASSSPASDRSSKKDSS, encoded by the exons ATGGGCCCTGGGACGGCGTCGGCGTCCtggggtttgcgtctcggcgtggTGCTGCTCCTCcttctagccaccccctctcaggCCCTGACGCACGAGGGCTGGCTTCTCCTGGCGCTCAAGAGCCAGATGGTCGACACCTTCCACCACCTCGCCAACTGGAACCACGGCGACCCATCGCCATGCGCCTGGAAGGGCGTGGACTGCTCATCGACGCCCGTTCCATCGGTGGTCTCCCTCAACCTCAGCAACATGAACCTCTCCGGCACCGTCGGGCCGGCCATCGGCGGCCTAACCGAGCTCACCACCCTCGACCTGTCCTTCAACGTGTTCTCCGGCACCATCCCCGCGGAGATCAGCAACTGCTCCAAACTCACGGAGCTCAACCTGAACAACAACGACTTCGAAGGCACCATCCCTGCCGAGCTCGGGAAGCTGTCCCTGCTAACCGCGTGCAACCTCTGCAACAACAAGCTCCACGGCGCGATACCCGACGAGATCGGCGACATGGCGTCGCTGAGGGACCTGGTAGGGTACAGCAACAACCTCTCCGGCTCCATCCCACGCTCCATCGGCAGGCTCACGAACCTCAGGACTATCCGGCTGGGGCAGAACCTCATATCTGGCACCATTCCCGCCGAGATAGGCGAATGCCGCAACCTGACCGTGTTCGGTCTTGCGCAGAACAAGCTGGAAGGGCCTCTGCCCAAGGAGATTGGGCAACTGAGCCTCATGACAGACCTTGTCCTGTGGGGAAACCAGCTTTCCGGCGCCATTCCTCCGGAGATCGGGAACTGCACGAGTCTCACGGTGATCGCCCTCTATGATAATGATCTGGTTGGTCCTGTGCCTGCGACCATCGGGAACCTCAAGTATCTGCAGAGGCTGTACCTGTACAGGAACTCCTTGAATGGCACCATTCCACCTGAGATTGGCAAGCTTTCTCTTGCAGAGGAGATCGATTTTTCGGAGAATTTCTTGACTGGAGGTATACCAAAGGAGTTAGGCAACATACCAGGGCTGTTTCTGCTGTACCTCTTCCAGAACCAGCTTACTGGCTTTATTCCAACGGAGCTGTCTGGATTGAAGAACCTGAGCAAGCTTGATCTGTCAATCAATTCACTCACTGGCCCCATCCCAGCGGGATTTCAGTACATGCCTAAGCTATACCAGCTGCAGCTCTTCAACAATATGCTGTCTGGCGACATACCTCCACGGTTTGGTATCTACAGCCGGCTCTGGGTAGTGGATTTCTCGAATAACAACATTACTGGGCAGATACCTCGAGATCTTTGCAGGCAGTCAAACCTTATTTTGTTGAATCTGGGGTCTAATAGGCTGTCTGGCAACATACCTCATAGGATCACCAGCTGTAAATCCTTGGTGCAGCTCCGCCTCAGCGACAACAGCCTGACAGGAAGCTTCTCCACTGATCTGTGCAGTCTGGCGAATTTGACAACGATTGAGCTGGCTCGAAACAAGTTTAATGGCCCTATTCCTCCTCAGATAGGGAACTGCAGGGCTCTGCAAAGGCTTGACCTTGCAAATAACTATTTCACATCCGAGCTGCCCCAAGAAATAGGCAAATTGTCGAAGCTTGTTGTCTTCAATATCTCATCCAATAGACTTGGAGGAAGCATACCGCTGGAGATTTTCAACTGTACAACGTTGCAACGTCTTGACCTCAGCCAGAACAGCTTTGATGGTTCGTTACCAAATGAAGTTGGTAGACTGCCTCAGCTGGAGCTTCTCTCGTTCGCCGATAATAAGTTATCTGGTCAGATACCACCTATTCTTAGTAAACTGTCACATTTGACAGCACTGCAGATTGGTGGCAATCAATTCTCTGGTGGAATACCCAAGGAGCTGGGTCTTCTCTCAAGCTTGCAGATTGCCATGAATTTGAGCTACAACAATCTCTCTGGCAACATACCATCAGAGCTTGGCAGCCTTGCATTACTGGAAAATTTGTTCCTCAATAATAATAAGCTGACAGGTGAAATCCCGGATACATTTGTAAATCTGTCAAGTTTGCTTGAGCTCAATGTTTCCTACAATAATCTCACTGGTCCTCTCCCTCCCGTGCCACTTTTTGACAACATGGTTGTGACCAGCTTTATTGGAAACAAGGGACTCTGTGGTGGACAGCTTGGGAAGTGTGGATCTGAATCATCCTCTTCTTCCCCGTCATCCAACTCAGTCAGTCGCCCTATGGGCAAGATCATAGCAATTGTTGCTGCCATTATTGGAGGAATTTCACTTATTCTTATTGCAATACTTCTGCACCACATGAGAAAACCACTAGAGACAGTAGCTCCTTTGCAGGACAAGCAAATTCTATCTGCTGGGTCTAACATTCCTGTTTCGGCGAAGGATGCGTATACATTTCAGGAATTGGTCTCTGCTACAAATAATTTTGATGATAGTTGTGTGATTGGACGTGGTGCTTGTGGAACTGTGTACAAAGCCGTCCTGAAGCCTGGACAGATAATTGCGGTCAAGAAGTTGGCTTCTAATAGGGAAGGAAGCAACACAGACAACAGCTTCCGTGCAGAGATTCTGACCCTTGGAAAGATACGGCATCGTAACATCGTGAAGCTGTACGGTTTCATCTATCACCAGGGTGCAAACCTTCTGTTGTACGAGTACATGCCAAGAGGCAGCCTTGGAGagctacttcatgggccgtcttcTTCTTCGCTCGACTGGGAGACGCGCTTCATGATAGCCCTTGGCGCAGCTGAAGGTCTTTCGTACTTGCATCATGATTGCAAGCCTCGGATCATCCACCGTGATATTAAGTCGAATAACATTTTACTTGATGAGAACTTTGAAGCTCATGTTGGTGACTTTGGGTTGGCCAAGGTGATTGACATGCCATACTCAAAGTCGATGTCTGCGATTGCTGGTTCATATGGCTATATTGCACCAG AATATGCATACACCATGAAGGTCACCGAGAAATGTGATATATACAGTTACGGTGTTGTGCTGTTGGAGCTGCTAACCGGCCGTGCACCTGTGCAGCCAATAGAATTGGGAGGTGATCTGGTAACATGGGCAAAGAATTACATCAGGGACAATTCTCTGGGTCCAGGGATCCTTGATAGCAATCTGGATCTGGAAGACAAGGCCGCAGTCGATCACATGATCGAGGTCTTAAAAATCGCTTTGCTGTGCAGTAACCTGTCGCCGTACGAGAGACCGCCGATGCGGCATGTTGTAGTTATGCTAAGCGAGTCTAAAGATAGGGCCCGGGCGAGCTCTGCATCCTCCTCGCCTGCTTCTGATCGTTCTTCGAAGAAGGATAGCTCATGA